The Candidatus Acidulodesulfobacterium acidiphilum DNA window AGAGCAAAGGATGACGCCGGATTAATAGTGCTTGGAGAAACCGACGTTAATTACATTACTATTTTCGGCAAATCTTGGGATCTGCACGTAGAAAGCGTTTTAAAAATATCTTTGGAAGAAAACTTAGATATAATATCGGATTCGGTAGAATTTTTAAAATCATGCGGAAAAAAAGTATTTTTCGATGCGGAACATTTTTTCGACGGATTTAAATACAATGAAGATTATGCCGTAAAAACCTTAAGCGTCGCAATTTCGGCAGGAGCGGACAAAGCTGTTTTATGCGACACCAACGGCGGCTGTCTGCCGGACGATATAAGCAAAATCGTAAATAAGATTAAGGTTAAATATAAAATAGATATAGGCAGGCTCGGCATACATACTCATAACGATACGGATTGCGCCGTAGCAAATTCTATAGCCGCAGTTTTAGAAGGAATAAAACACGTTCAAGGAACCATAAACGGTTACGGCGAAAGGACGGGAAACGCCAATTTATCTTCTATTATCCCCAACCTTGAATTAAAAGCCGGATTTAATACCATAGGCAAAGAAAAACTTAAAAACCTTCTTAAAGTAAGCAGGTTAATAGATGAAATTTCAAACAATACTTCGGCTAAAAATATGCCTTACGTTGGAGAAAGCGCATTTGCGCATAAAGCCGGGCTTCACGCAAACGCCGTTCTTAAAAATCCTTCTTCATACGAACACATTGATCCGTCATTCGTCGGTAATGCCAGAAGATTTTTAATTTCCGATTTATCCGGCAAAAGCAATATAACCGCAAAAGCAAAAGAACTCGGTATAGATATCGGCGATTTATCGGAATCGCAGGAATCGGAACTTTTAAACAAAATTAAAGAATTAGAAAATTTAGGTTTTAATTTTGAAAGCGCGGACGGTTCCTTTAAAATCCTTTTGGATAAATATTCTTCAAAAGATTACGGGAATAAAGAATACTTTAAACTTTTATCTTTCAGGGTCAACATAGAAAAAACTTCCGATAAAAATATTTTCAGCGAAGCGGTAGTAATGATAGAAGTAAAGGGTAAGACGGAACACACGGTAGCGGTAGGGGACGGTCCCGTAAACGCATTGGATAACGCATTAAGAAAAGCCCTTGTTAAGTTTTATCCCGTTCTCGACGAGATGAAACTTACCGATTTTAAAGTCAGAGTTATAAGCGGCAAAGCAAAAACCGGAACGGCTTCTCTTGTAAGGGTTTTGATAGAGTCTTCGGATAAAGAGGAAAAATGGACGACGATAGGAGTATCTGAGAATATTATAGAGGCTTCTTATATAGCTCTCGCAGACGGCATAATTTATAAACTCGATAAAGATAAAGAAAAATAAA harbors:
- a CDS encoding citramalate synthase — its product is MNKVSEQKKIEIYDTTLRDGTQGEGFSLSIDDKLMIADILDELGIDFIEGGFPASNPKDKKFFESASKKKLKHSKLAAFGSTRKKNVRAKDDAGLIVLGETDVNYITIFGKSWDLHVESVLKISLEENLDIISDSVEFLKSCGKKVFFDAEHFFDGFKYNEDYAVKTLSVAISAGADKAVLCDTNGGCLPDDISKIVNKIKVKYKIDIGRLGIHTHNDTDCAVANSIAAVLEGIKHVQGTINGYGERTGNANLSSIIPNLELKAGFNTIGKEKLKNLLKVSRLIDEISNNTSAKNMPYVGESAFAHKAGLHANAVLKNPSSYEHIDPSFVGNARRFLISDLSGKSNITAKAKELGIDIGDLSESQESELLNKIKELENLGFNFESADGSFKILLDKYSSKDYGNKEYFKLLSFRVNIEKTSDKNIFSEAVVMIEVKGKTEHTVAVGDGPVNALDNALRKALVKFYPVLDEMKLTDFKVRVISGKAKTGTASLVRVLIESSDKEEKWTTIGVSENIIEASYIALADGIIYKLDKDKEK